AAACTTCCATAGCTCGAAATTAGGGAGTGCTTTAGGGGTGCTTCTGTGTTTGTCCAATCTCTTCCAATCTAGATTTAGATCCCATTCGACCTGTTTTTAGTGTCTTGATATAGTGATGATGTTGAGAGCACTAAACCTAGGGGTGCACTACCCACTAGGTAGGCCATATCTGTTAAAGAAGGAAATTACGATGTGTACTCATTAACAATAAGTTGTCATTAGTCTATTTTGATGTTGAGACATATAATCTTATGGAATAAGAGTATACTTATCACTTGTTTTATTATGAACATCTCTTATATATCATTTTGAGATATGaatgaaatatttacttttgattttttttttttaaaaatgatgttAGGTGATTACCTACACATTAACCTTTGGAAGGAATGGGGGCTTTCGTTTGAGAGAAAGTTAAACGCTCTAATATCACAATTTATCCAGTTAGTCAAAATCTAGCTTAGCAGAAGACAATGTAGCAAGTGGAGATCGACATTGCAAAGGTTGACGGCGTCCTCTCTTGCTAGTTGCACCGTGGACAGCATGTCCAACCTTAGCTTCCAACCTCATTGAACATATTCATCGGAttctttgttcttgaaaatctTCATGCCCTAATTTCTTCATGTGGACCACAAATAATCCAAAACCTTATCATGCAtaggcttcttctttttttaaattttcagacAAAAGTTTAAcgttaaaattcaattatggGTTTGCTTAATAAGGAGAGATGAATCAACGTTGTGACTTTAGCAATTAATTTATTGCCTAGGTCTCATTCAGGGCAAACAAAATCTAACCCCCATTAACACTAGCTATCCAAATTTTGCTAGAAATCCAAACATGTCAAACTCAACATTCAATTCAGACCCCTCCATAAGAAAGATCGCTTTGCCATAAGCTTTTGTACTTACAATCTCTCGCAATTTTCAGAGCCagagaaaaagaccaaaattcTAATCAACTGGGCAAAACCATGCCTGCAGCTTCCAAAGCATGCGCCTCGTGTCGACACCAGCGGAAGAGGTGTGACGGCAACTGCCAGTACGCTGAGCTCTTCCCGGCAAGCCGGTACGACGAGTTCCAGGACGCGCAGCGGCTCTTCGGCGTGAACAACATGCACAACATCGTGAACGCGGTCGAGCCCGAGTTCAGGAAGCAGGCCGCCGAGTCGATACTCATGGAGGGCAACATCAGGAGAAGCGATCCCGTGCACGGGTGTCTCGGCGTTGCTCGGAGGCTCAAGTGGGAGATAGACCTGTGCCAGAAGCAGCTCGAGGACACGAACCGTCACCTATCTTTCCTCCAGCAGAGGGACCGAGAATTGCAGAGGCAACGGCAAGGGTTTAATGATACTCTTGTTGAACTCCCGCCGTTGCTGCCAGCGTTCTTCTCGAATGGGGGCGGCGTCAGGAGTTTCTATGAGCAGATGCAGCGTAACCCGGTAAGCCGAAACATGACCAACAAATCTCGACGACGATATCTGCAAAAGGGACTCATTGATTGTCATCCTTTTTGTGCATTGCAGACCACTACTCTGCTCGACTCGAGTTGCATGAATTATCAAGGACTCAATTACCGATCGACGTACGAAGAAGGAGCGACCAGCACTGAGCCCTTCGATCTCTTTCGCGTGACAGGGCCATGGAATGACAACCCGGCCGTGACAATCGCGAGGTAAGATCTCCAAACTGATTCATTTCCCGAGTGCTGCTCAGTGCTCACTGTACGAACGTCGCGTATACGTACGATCAgatcatctcttcttcttcagattTTGCAGGGCGGACCAGATTACTAAACCTGAAGAGGCGAAGCAGGAGGATTCACGAAGGGTGTGCGATGATGGAACCGAGAGCGTGGAGCTACGTTTGAAAGACCGGGACTTTGAATGTTGTGGCGATCAAGGCAAATAAAAGGGGTGGAGAAATGCTTGTATAACCGTCCTTAATTTATGGTGCAACAGGGGCTTCTCTTTGAAATTTGGAAGTGCTcgttctcttctttctttattacaAATTGCATTAagcattgcaaaaaaaaaaaaaaaaatccctagaAATGCTTATATGATGGTTCTTAATTCATTGTGAGAATTTATGGTTCACAACATGCTAATATGCTCACAATAATCCAAAAACTATTATGATATAAAGTCCTACATATGGCCAACGCCTATCCGATTGCCAATCACTTTGTCTCGGGTCATGATTCTTCTTGACTTCATAGAACTATATCTTGCCACCCTTTCTTCCTTCCCCGGCACATCCACTCCTTCAcgagattgagagagaaagagcttCAAGTGCCACACCCTAATCTTCCATTCCGGCATTCCCTCATAGGAATCTGAATTCTCCCTCACAAGCATGCTCGCCGTCGATCCCATCGAAACCTAACTAGGCTCAGTACTTGCTCTCGATTTTGATTGCTTCAAAACTTGTCGATTGCTTTGATTGGATTTGCAATTTCCGTCTTCCCCTctctcaattgatttttttgggacaaaattacACTTACTCGATGGTAGAACATGAGCAAACGACTGTCCTGTGATTGTTGAAAGTGGCCCCTTTTTGTCCCCGGCGATGAAGCGAGGGAGTTAATTGGAACACAATGGTAAGCTTTGGGGGgtgttttgagaaaaaaaattctttaggGAGgcgttttgaaagaaaaaaatctccctaatgaaagaaaaatgattatgtgACAGTATTTAATGTACTGTGAAAATAATAGTCAATTCTAgactataaaaaatcaaaccacaaataataataaattgttGTGGGACCTACTTCTTCAAAAATTTGTAGATTATAGTTATTCTCATAGTATCTCCAAAACTGTTATACTAGCAAAGTCTCTCTCTTCCCACTCCTTTGCCACGAGAGCCCATCCAACGTCGAAGACGTTGACCCAAGCGATCTAACACCACAACTCCAACACTGCTTCCTCTCTAAGGTTGACAATTCTCGACACAACCTGTTTGCACAACACACCTTGAtagacaattaaaaaattttaaaagctcCACATAAACAGATTCTTATGATATGATTAAACACTACGAGATTAGAGTGTCAATTGTTTAGACACGAACTGACACATTGAAGTTAATGTGTTAGCGTGTCATTTGTATCAACACAACAAAATTAGACACATTTTAATATGTTTGATATTCCTATTTAAAGACTTTTTTACGCCCTGGCTATGGTCAATGAGGGCTGGCAAAGCAAGGGCGTGGGCCTCACCAACTCTTGCTCAGGAGCCTACGGGGTCAATGgtcatttgaaacaaaaaagaaaagaaaaatattaaaaaattaataaaagttcaaaaaatatgagattattatttaaaaagtgtcAACTTTAATGTTAGCTATACCATGTTAAACGATTAgtgtccacattagcaatttacaaccaaaattggccgaatggactCAATCAACAAATTgtagaaatatttaaaatttaattcgcaaaattaaaatgtttaaatttaattagtaAATGTGCAAcaagtttaaaaaattttaaacattttaccAATATTGAATATTGGAAGTTTGGAACGTTTCGAGTTGTCGCGGGGGAATTTGCATTTAAGATTGTAAAAGTTACATCTCGTGGCAAGATCTTTTGAAGATGAGTTTATTTTGAACGGCCtgtacaaaattaaataaacttcTTTACTTGCCCCATGATCAATATGTACAACGTAGATACGTCTCATAATCCGACTAGCTGACTCATTAACCAGGTAAGATGGTGCAAtttcagaaaaagaatcaaaattagaagaaagaagaaatgccTTATAAGCTTGAGTTGGCTCATCTTATGGAAACCCTAATCCGCAGCAAACAACGAATCTATATGGTTCAGTCGCGATCGAAGATCCTCTGCCCAGGAGCAAAAACCATTTTCGGATCGAACTGAGCTTTCCGCTCTCGGAACAGTCTCCATTTCGATCCGAAATGTCTCATCCATTCTCGTTCACTGCCAAAATGTGGAAGATATTGTTTAACCTCAATACATGCATCTTCACAAAACTGCAGCAGCTCCTCATTTTGAAGATCGAATTCTTGCCAATCATCGAACCCGCTCGCATGCAAAAACCCTACGAAGTAGAAGACATTTTCGTCCGGCACAACTGTGGACATCCGATCATCCCACCTGCAAAAATTCATTGATGTATCTTTGTTCTCTTAAAGTGGATCCAACGTTGTTGTTACACAATCTCAGATGACTTAGTTAAGATAATAAATCGGTCGCTATAGGAGACCTACTTGTTTCGATTCATGGGATAAATGAGGACGGTTCCTGTAGTTATGTTCCTTTTGAGAACAATGTTCTTGAAAACACCGTTGTTGAAATCGGAGATGCGAGATTTGGGCACGAATAGGTTCAACCATGGATGAGGAGCATCCCAACGGCCCTGCGCTCGGAGTTTCAGCTCTCCCTTTCGCACTCGATCAAGGAAATCGATGTAGGTGACGTCTTTTTGGAACAAGAACTCGGGAATATGGCTCAATTCTTGGAACAAATTCTCCAGATCCTAGGATAGTAGATTCATAGTCAAGTGAGAGAAGATAATTGCAGGAACAATATCAAGTTTATATGAGAAGggagagcttctctctctctctctctctctctctctcttgcaagCACAGCTAGGgtttgctaaaaataaaaatggtcaGTTTCGTCATACCCTGTTCACTGTATTCTCGGTGAGATCATCGTAGTACTTTGCTACTTCGAGACAATAGATGAGTTCATGTCGGTCCATCAACGATGCGATTCGTGGGTGGTCCGGCTCagggaagaaagaagatctCCAACTATCCGGAGGACCCTGGTGCATGAGGAGCAGCCCTTCCACATAATCCAATGCATCGTCTTGGTCCCTCCCACTCTTTGAGATCAGATGTTCTTGGTCTCTCGTAAAAGCCGAAAAATCACTGTACAGCATTCTCACCCATTTGACCTGCACGTCGAAATCATCGTAACGCAAACAATATTTCGAGGATAGCTATTTGCTTTTAATGAACCAAAATGAAAGAACAGCGAAAAATGTACTCTAAAAGTAGCCATTCTACTATGTTCCAAAATCCATATTGTGCACTTGATCCTTGTAGCGGTTCTCTCATGTTTGAATTAAGAAATTGACTCAATCTTATAAACTGACTCGAGAAAATCTTTTCTAGAATAGTCAAGTTCTAGTGTTCATACTCTCTTTGGAGCTCGATCTAAGGCAATCCTCGCTCTTGTTATTATGCCGAACTGGCCAAGACCTCCGAGAACAGAGTAAAACAGCTCGGGATTTTTGTCAGGTGAGCAAGTCATAAGTTCCTCGGTCCCTGAATCCAAAGtaaaagaacaagaaatttGTTGGAACCAAAAAATTATGGCAACTTTTGAAAGTTTGGAACAAGGCACAAATGAAGACCGGAGAGAGAAATAATGGAAATGCAAATGCTCTTGGCTTCAGTGTTTCTACAAATCTGAAGTCCACAACCGTTTAAAGAGGTTGGTAAAGAGGTTGGAAGTGTGCGTAGCTTAACTAACattaaatgaagaaaacaagaaagtcCACAAAGCTCAAGAAAAAACACACAACAATAAATGAGACAAAGAGATGAGGTCTTTGCTCCTTCTGACAAAGAAGAAACTTACGTTCTTtgactaaagaaaagaaagacaaacatgaccTCCCTATTCAATATGAAAGCAATTACTCATTGTTGAATGGGGCTACTCAAACATAGCCCATCATAAATCGTGCTGAAATCCACTCATCTTCAATCTCCTTCTGACAcccactatagatcaagcatCTTGAAGAATACTAACAACAAATTCAACGTGctcaaatcttcaacaatcaattttCTATTATTCTTACAAAATTAACATCTATTGACTCATAAGtaaacaaaaattgaagaactatATTATGGTAGTTTTCTATGcataaacaaattgaaaggCGCATATAATTCGGTGCGAGATCTTAATATTCCAACAAGAAAACATTTTAGTCTTACCTGCTCCTGGACATATTTTGACCATGCATAAGTTGACTGATCCAGTCAACTTATGTAATCTATAATAACAATATATCGTAGAAAAAAATGGCGCAATGGACTGCGATTTTATGACAAAGTGCACAATAGGTTTGGTAAGGAAAAACGCGGGGTTAGAAATTCATGTAGCCAAGACAAACAggcaacaaattcaaaaaaagaaaaaatctagaAATTGTGAGACCCGAAAGTACACATATCCTCAACACACGAAGTACACCGACTTCACGGAAAGAGCTAGCCGCCAATAATTCTATTACGAAACACGAGTTTATAGGAAGCAAAGGGCACTTTTCGCCAACTGCTACACGACCTTTTTCCATATCGCGATAGCTGGTTCAGAGCGAAAGAAAGACGAGAAAATCAGGAGAAGAAAAATCGAAAGACGCCATGGCGTTCATACCAGTAATGATGTCCATTTCGTACACGTTGCTGATTTGAGGACCGTATCGAAACGTTTGCCCGCTTATGCCGCCATTAGAGAGCGTCCCTCCCACGGTCACGTACAAATAATCCGTCCACGAGACCGGCGCGAGCCCATGCCTTAAAGTCTCCTCCAACACGTCCCTCCAGATCTGCCCGCCGCTGACGTCGGCGTAGTGCCCGAGCGACCTGCTCCACGACACGGCAACAGCTGGTCCTCCGCCAGTGCCACCTTGGTGGCTCGCCAGGGATGTCATGTCCACCACGATCCCCCCTGGGGCCAGGGCTTGGCCCCGAACCGAGTGGCCACACCCTCTGGCCGCGATCGGGAATGGGGCGGAGGGATTATCGTCGCTGTACGCGTCCCTCACAAGGTCTACAATTTCCTCATGGCACGACGGCTGGAGGACGCCTTGGGGGGTTTCCCAGACGATGTTGCCGAAGTCGGTCGAGGCCATGCTTATCGACTCGGGGTCGGTGCAGAGCTTGCTGATGAGCTTGGGGATTAGGGACTGAGTCCGGGGCTTGGATTTGCCGACTGTCGAGAGCGATCGGGTTGTGATGAATTTTCCCATGAAATATGAAGACATTGGGTAGGTTCCTGCCATCCtatggagggagagagggagagaaattaGACATGGCaggggaaaaggaagagaggtTGATAAGTTGATGGTTTGCGTGTGGCACTTTAGAGAGATATTGTCTATATATAGAGGAAGACTGAATAAATATAAAGCAAATAATTATCACGTCACAAGGTTGTTTGTCATATGCTTTATTAGCACTATAATTAATGTGTATTGGTAATGTAAAATTCTCATGAAACGGCACGACTTATTATACCAAGTCAATCACGACTGCAAATGATGGCGGGTCTCTCACGTTATCTCGAAGAACGTGATTGTAAAATTGATGTGGACTAAAGTAATCATTAATTAAAACAGGTTTCGTGTATTCTAAGTTTGGAAGTGAAAATATCATATGAACAGATCCCCTCCTCACTCGTGAAttatttaagagagagagaccccAGAATTCTTCATTCATCACTAAAGTCTCCGTGTGGATTTTAAAATAATCTCTTTTGGAAACATAGTGGCCAAACTCCCGTTGATTTCGGGTCCTTCTTGTCTCTCCCTGGCGTCTGTTTCCTACGTCTCCCACCTCCTTGCATGCAAGTCAACATGTCTCGATTACTTTGTACTCCCTAACCACAGCTTTCGAGACCAAGGAGGCACAAATAAGGCCTCTGTCGTTCACATTCATCACCGATGTCGTTCCAATTTTTCCCAACATGGGAGATCAGGAGAGGGCCACAACGCTCTTGCTGCCTTTCGCCTGTGACCAGTTGCCGGACATGGCGAGTGGCGACCACAtgttaaggaaaataaaagatgaaaaaaatagagaggaaaaataaaaataaaaaattagaagaactcgaaaaatatatataaaaattgttTACGTTAGTGCCAGTCACACTGTATAAGTCAGCTGACATCTATGTCAATGATTTCTCGTTAAAATTAACCGTAATGATTACATTGACAAACCGTAAAAAAgtgtatgattaaattggtaatcGGTCAAAaggttttggattaaattggtacaattgaaatattaagaACTAAATTAGTGAATCGTCAAAATgtcatgattaaattagcacaattaaaaggtttgaaGCTAAATAGTCACTATAcaataaaatcttttttttctttgttcgaAGCAAAAACCCTTGTTTACACGAACTCTTCTAGCTTAGCGTGAGGGGCATGCGTACATTTGAACTTGTGTATGAATCTATTAGGAtaatctttttggaaaaaataccaataaaatcttaaacctaatgtattgatacaaattcagtccaaaacattttcattaggccaacttagttctaaacattttaaatttattatcaatTATATCAATCTCGTCAACCTAGGCCGGAATTCGCTATCATGAACACTGACATCCTACATGGCACGACCGATATTAATGTAGACATTTGTAAatactattttaatttttttagatcattatcttcattttgGCTAGCATGGCCTCGAAGGCCCTGGGCAAGGGTCATTGAGCCCTCGCCAACTACAAGCGAGGCAATAATGCCAGCTATGGGTAAGGGCCACAACCTTCACTAGCCAAAATAattgggggaggggggggggaagaaagaaaaaaataagaaaaaaagaagcaaaagcaaaatgaattgttcaaatattattaaaaatttgacaCTAGCACCGGTGATACCACGTAAGACACTTACATTTCTGTTAGcgattttcaatttaaattgataggatagactaaattgataccaatataaaaggtttaagattaaattaatcaaattaaaatgtttataattaaattgaaattaaagtaataaatttataatttatttttttgactttccTTACTTTTGGCCAAACGAAGACACAGGATGTGATTTCTTGTTTTCGAAGTTTCCCTTCGATTCTCTTTAGCCCTAGGGTGGTGGTTGAGCAACTGCAATTCAGAAAGTCAGACCAGGACCTTCACGCGTATTGTTCTAGATGTACCCTCGAAATCgacaaaaatgttttcttacGTAGTGCCTGTTTTGCTTTTTCCGTTTTCCTTTTCACTTGTGAAATTCTCTCTAAATTAGCCGTGAAAATATATATGGAGATAGCGTTTGATGGTCTAggggaaaaattgtccaaaaaatgataaatttattacaatattaaaaatttaattttaaactttttaattttataattaagtcttaaatattttcatattttaccaattaagttcaTGTACTCAAGAACCATTAACAAATTTGAAGCATGATGTAATTATTAGAGAATAACAATAAAAGATAATGTTATTCACAAGTAGGATGGTATCTTATAATATTGTATGGTTAACAACACCTTTGGAAAGCACCATGCTGGCAATTGGTGTTACATGGTTTATAAAACACCTGTTAAAAATAACAAGAATTTggctgaaaattttatgaccAATATTGTTGCTAATATTGAAATCATTCTTTTTGCTACAAATTGATTTCATCTTGAACCGAACGCAAATGATACATATATTTGTTTGTTACCTGGACCGAGACCCAAATCATACAAAACCCGATCCAAAACGACGGTTTGGTTCCGAGTTTCAAGTAATTTAAGTATGCAACGAAAGATCAAATACTTAGTAACTTAAACCATATGACGAAATTAATTTGAATGGTTGGAGGAAAATGAAACATCAATCTGAAATTTGGTACTTAAATTATTTTCGGCATCACAAGTAAATTATATCGAGATTCTAATTCCTGCTTTCGTCCTTTGGAGAACAACTCATAATTATCATGCTATTAAGTATCCAGCATAGGCTTTCCTAATAGATTCGCTTACTAATGTAGAAGAGATACG
This genomic stretch from Eucalyptus grandis isolate ANBG69807.140 chromosome 3, ASM1654582v1, whole genome shotgun sequence harbors:
- the LOC104439018 gene encoding LOB domain-containing protein 33-like — its product is MPAASKACASCRHQRKRCDGNCQYAELFPASRYDEFQDAQRLFGVNNMHNIVNAVEPEFRKQAAESILMEGNIRRSDPVHGCLGVARRLKWEIDLCQKQLEDTNRHLSFLQQRDRELQRQRQGFNDTLVELPPLLPAFFSNGGGVRSFYEQMQRNPTTTLLDSSCMNYQGLNYRSTYEEGATSTEPFDLFRVTGPWNDNPAVTIARADQITKPEEAKQEDSRRVCDDGTESVELRLKDRDFECCGDQGK
- the LOC104436479 gene encoding cytokinin dehydrogenase 3; protein product: MAGTYPMSSYFMGKFITTRSLSTVGKSKPRTQSLIPKLISKLCTDPESISMASTDFGNIVWETPQGVLQPSCHEEIVDLVRDAYSDDNPSAPFPIAARGCGHSVRGQALAPGGIVVDMTSLASHQGGTGGGPAVAVSWSRSLGHYADVSGGQIWRDVLEETLRHGLAPVSWTDYLYVTVGGTLSNGGISGQTFRYGPQISNVYEMDIITGTEELMTCSPDKNPELFYSVLGGLGQFGIITRARIALDRAPKRVKWVRMLYSDFSAFTRDQEHLISKSGRDQDDALDYVEGLLLMHQGPPDSWRSSFFPEPDHPRIASLMDRHELIYCLEVAKYYDDLTENTVNRDLENLFQELSHIPEFLFQKDVTYIDFLDRVRKGELKLRAQGRWDAPHPWLNLFVPKSRISDFNNGVFKNIVLKRNITTGTVLIYPMNRNK